CTTTCCATGCAGGTCTCAGCTTTCAGGCAGCTTTTGGAATGTTCTCTCTACCATACTTCATACTCCCAAAGGGTGTTATTCTTGTAGCCTGCTAAGGATTCACATCTTTCCTTCATTGGGAGAATTCATATAGCCATAATTTCCTCGTATTTTGCTGTCATCCAGATGTTCAGGCTCTCCATGTTAGATGACTTCTGGATCCTGTGGATGATGGATCCTGTGGATCCCCAGGATGATGGATCCTGGGAGAGCTCCATGTTAGATGACTTCTGGATCCTCAGGATGACGGATCACGGAAGAGCTCCAAGTTAGATGACCTCTGATCCTCAGGACAATGGATCATGAGGGAGCTCCACATCACATGCCATGTGGATCCTCAGGATAACGAATCCCAGCAGAGTTCCACATTAGATGACCTGTGAATACTCAGGACGATGGATCCCGAGGAGGATCCATGTTAGATGACCTCTGATCCTCAGGACATCCCATGACGTGTGGATCCGCAGGATGACGGATCTCAGGGGAGTTCCAGGATAGATGACCTCTGGATACCTAGGATGACAGTTCCCAGGGGAGCTCCATATTTGATGACCTCTCATCCTCAGGATGATGGATCCTGGGGGAGCTCCATGTTAGGTGACCTGTGGATCCTCAGGACAATGGATCCCGGGGGAGCTCCATGCTAAATGACCTGAGTATCCTCTGGACAATGGATCCCAGGGGAGCTTCACGTTAGATGACCTGTGGATCCTCAGGACAATGGATTGCAGGAGAGCTCCATTTTTGATGACCTGTGGATCCTCAGGACGATGGATCCTGGGAGAGCTCTATGTTAGATGGCCTGCAAATCCTCAGGATGATGGATCCTGGGAGAGCTCCATGTTAGATGACCTGTGGATCCTCAGGACAATGGATCCCGTAAGAGATTCACATTACATGACCTGTGGATCCTCAGGGCAATGGATCCCAGAAGAACTCCACCTTACATGACCTGTGGATCCTCAGGACAATGGATCCCAGGAGAACTCCATGTTACATGACCTCTGATCCCCAGGATGATGGATCCCTGGGGAGTTCCATGTTAGATGACCTGTGGATCCACAGGAGAGCTCCCTGGGTGACTGCTCTGTCAcactctccatctctctcttgcccaaatatctagttttttatttctcagtCCTATCTATTCTGTGATTCAAATCATCAACATAACTTTGGATTCCAACAACCTTGTTTTTCATCCCAAGTATCTTTAATTGGCTTTTAATATAAGCACACTAAAAGGACTCAGGGAGCTGCTGGTTTATTTGAGTAAGCATTGAGGAATTCCATGCATCTGTATCTTTGACAGAACATACAAAGCAGAGGCAAGAGGGACATTGGAAGCAGATGGACTATTGTCAGGATCCTGGGAGGAGGACTTGGAGGTGCATGACAACACAAAGTAAGGGCCCTGGCTGGGATGGGCAGGGAGGAGTGGAGCAGAAATGGGGCTAGAGTTTGGGGATGGGGGAAAGTTCAGGTGGAAGAAAGGGAGGCTGGCAGCAATATGGGTGACAGAGGTTAGTGTGCAATGTGGGCAAGGTACACTGGGACCTCATGCACGTAGGTGCCACTGGAGGTCTGCATGATGCGCAAAAAAGCTGAGCCACCCAGAGGCCTGAACCCGATACAGGGATAGAGGGCCAACATGGGCTGCCTGGCCACAGCCGCAGGCCCAGGAGCAGGAGGTGGCTCCTGAAACCCCACCTCAGGCTGGGCTGCATGGGGACCGGGGCCTTCCTGCACAATTCCGGGCATAGGAGCTGCTTCAGTAAAAGAGAAGGCTGGGTTCTGCCCGGCTTCCGGTTCCCCCTGGTGGCCTGGCTCTCCACGGTAGTTCAGACGGAGGTACACCTCTGGCCCCTCTCTCTGGCTGGGGACCATGCGGAGCACGGGCCCACTGCCACGGCCTCGACCTGCCCACCAGCTTCCTCCCCTGCGCCAGCCTCTTCCTGCAGGACGAGCCAGCTCTGCGCGAGCCGGGGGCTCCCATCTCATGGGTTTCACATAAGCAGTGGGTTTTGCGAGTTGGACTGGCTCTATAGGGTCTTCATGGTCCACACCAGAGCAGCCTGCCTCTGTAGGAGGCCCACCTGAAGctaaaagagaagcagagtgtGAGGAGATGGAGTAGGGGCCGCCCAGGAAGCCTTCAGGAAGGGAGACAAGGAGAGGGGTTCAGGGAGGGCCCAGGGgaacccaggcaaacagtgtgaAGGTCAGGAGATGCCTGCAGGGTGAGCCCTCAGGAGCACTGTCTGTCCAAGGGCCTAGCCTGGGCTCAGCACTTTCCATGAGCCTCTCAAGTCCTTGCAATGACCTTGTCAGTCAGATATTATGACCACCATTTTACTAATAAGTAAATGAGTCTACAATTCCCTGCAGAGGCTGAGTTTGAATAAAAATGACATGTTGCCTGCCCTTGCTGTGCTTAAACCTCAGTAGGAGAGACAAACAGAACATCTAAAAATGAATGATGCTAATGAGTGACCAGCTGGGAGGTGAAGGGTATCATAAGGGAGGTGGCTCCGGATCCAGAATGCTGGGGTTGTATTCCCAGGCAGCTTCACTTATCTGGGCATCAGTGCCCCTTTTCATAAATTGGTATAATAACGTGCCAACCCCTgggtccttaaaagaactgagtTACTAGAAGAGAAATGTTTAGATTAGTGTCTGGTTCAAGTAAGCTTCTTAACATGTATTGGGAAGGAGATGATCAGAAAGTCTTATTGGAGAAGTTAACATAAGCCGGGGATATCAAGGATGATGGGTGGGATTTAGAAAGGCAGAGGTGAGAGAGGATTAGGGATAGCAGGGAGGGATAGGATTCTAGGTGACAGGGGGGCCAGGGGTAGTTGTATGGCTTCCAGGAGGAAAGAAGCCTAGGGTAGCTATAAGCTAGCTTGGTAGGGAGGGGAGGTGTTCACACAGATACATGAttgagcaatggaacagaacaggaagtCCAAAACTAGACAAACGTCTACAGAATTTTATCAATGACAGAGCAGGCATTGAAGATCATCTGAATATTCTTCCTAGGAAAACCTGTGTAGCCTAAGAAAAAATCCCAAGAAACTGGCATTTAGGGTTGCCCAGTTACATAGCCCAACCATATATATTCTGTGGAACCCAATCAACAAGCCCCATCCACAGGCTTGGGGCTCCCAACAGCTTCTTCCGGGTTGCATTTTTAAACTATAAGCAGCAATCAGAGATCGCCAAACATCAGAGGAAAGGCTCTAACACAAGAAATAGAACAATACAACAAGAAAAGCCAACTTGGAGGAAACAGTTTATGCCACACATGAGACTTTCCAAAAACATCTATAATTAATATCCCCAGAGAGATAGAAGGAATTATGTCCATGAATCAATTATAGGGTACTTTTGAAAAGGAATATTCAGAAAAACTACagctttttgaaattaaaattgtgagagcagaaataaaaatctcCATGGAAATTTTGGAGGATAGTATTGAGAA
This genomic stretch from Piliocolobus tephrosceles isolate RC106 unplaced genomic scaffold, ASM277652v3 unscaffolded_37360, whole genome shotgun sequence harbors:
- the LOC113222991 gene encoding proline-rich protein 20G-like, producing MEEPRRSKRLRSMAPNQASGGPPTEAGCSGVDHEDPIEPVQLAKPTAYVKPMRWEPPARAELARPAGRGWRRGGSWWAGRGRGSGPVLRMVPSQREGPEVYLRLNYRGEPGHQGEPEAGQNPAFSFTEAAPMPGIVQEGPGPHAAQPEVGFQEPPPAPGPAAVARQPMLALYPCIGFRPLGGSAFLRIMQTSSGTYVHEVPVYLAHIAH